CCCAGGTACTCCCTTAACCTGAACCTGATAAAACCGTCAATGATAATGCGGTTACTGTGGCCAAGAAATTCCTGCACCTTTCTTAATATCATGTTTTTACGGGCCATCCGGTGCACAGCCCCTGCCGGCTCACCGTCATCCCGGCTAATATGGCGCAGGGCATAATTGAAGATTAAGTTCTTATCCTCCTGGCCGAAGTAACAGTAATGTTCCTTGATTATCCCCTTTAAAAGTTCGTCCTCCCAGTGGCTCAGGATAACTTCCGAAATTGCATCGGCTATGTAATGAATAAATGCCGGCCGTATTTCTTCTTCCGAATAACAGCGCTTGCCGTAATTGGTAATGTGGCAGGAAAGAAAGGTAAATTCCCCGGCAGGCTTCTCCTCTATGAATACCTTAAGTCCTTCTTCCTCAAAAAGTCCAACCTCCCGGCCCAGTCTGGCCTTAAGCAACCCGATATGTTGCGTTGCACCGATGGAAATGATCTGGGCCACAAGCCGCTCACCTCTTTAAAATATAATTTATTTAGTTTCTTTTTCAGTATAGACAGAAACAACTGCCGCTATGCCTTGAAATAATTCAGTTAAAAACGGCATTCAACCCTGCCGGCCCAAATTTTTCCGGTTAAATTTTATAAAAAAAAGAGAGGCCGTCCTTTTCAAATATTTCGCAGGACGGCATAAACCACTTATGAAATATCATTTTGCAGTTTTTTGACTTCGGTTTTTACTTTCCGGCGGCCAACCACCCTGGCAAGGGCGTATACGGCTCCAAAGGTAATTAAAGTGCCTGCAGCACCGGCAACAGACGTGGCCACTTTTTCATTTTCGATGCCGGGAAACGCGTAATCAGGAATGGGTGACTTTAAAACCTGCTCCTCGCCTTTGTCAATAAAGCCAAGATCCTCGGCTACCCGCTCAAGCCCGTCCGGACTGGAAGAGGCAAAAGGCGAGAGAAATATTGCTACGGCCAGGGCGGTCAGCAATACATACAGAGATGTTTTTTTCATTGTGTACCCCCTCACTTTAAGCTCTTTCCTGCGAGGCAGTAATAATCAATCCAACGCTGCGCACATAAGACACCACTATCACCGTAATCAAACCCTCGCCCAAGCCGATCAACATGTGCCAGCCCATCATGGCCGCAAAGGCGACACCGAAAGGAACCGTCCCGGATAAGGCCAGCTCAACCGTTGCAGCAAAGGCGGCACCAACGACCGAGGCCCAGGAAGCCAGAAAAATAGCTACCTGCTCGCCTCTCTTGCCGGGCGCGATCCCGGATACCAGCCTATGCACAGCGTAGGCCAAAAAGCTGCCGACAAAGGCCATATTCAAGATGTTGCCGCCCAGTGCGGTTAGCCCGCCGTCGTTAAAGAAGAAACACTGAATAATCAGGACGGTGGAAATGATCAGCCCAGAAGCCCACGGACCTAAAAGAACGGTTGCCAGGGCGGCCCCCAAAAGATGCCCTGAGGTACCCCCGGCAATAGGGAAGTTTACCATTTGGGCTGCAAAAATGAAAGCCGCAAGCACGCCCATTACCGGCACCGTTCGCTCGCTAAATGCTTCCCTAACCTTGTTAATGCTGTAGCTTAATGCACCGGCGCTAACAACTGCTGTACCCACCCATGTTTTTGCATCGAGAAAACCGTCCGGAATATGCAAAGATACCACCCCGCTATAATTTTTATAAAATCTTAAAGAACTTTCTGCTTCATCACCGCCTTGCAAAATCAAAATAAAAAGCCACGGGCCAGCCGCTCCTTCCGGCAACTACCTCCGTGGCTTATTTCTTTTAACTGTTTATTTTTTACCCGCCGACATCTTAAAACACGGCCAGCTCCGGCTGACCCTTGCTTAATTTTATTTTATATCTCTTTAAACACCATGTCAATTATTACATGCGCCCGTTACGGAAATTTGTTAAATGGCCATTGCATTCAGGCGCTTTACCCTCTCGCTGATGGGTGGGTGAGTGCTGAACAGCCTGGCTATGGATTCGCCGGACAGCGGGTTGACTATGAACAGGTGCGAGGCGGCCGGATTAACCTGCATGGGTATCCGGCGGGCAGCGCTGTCCAGCTTTAAAAGGGCGTTTGCCAGGCCGCCGGAGTTGCCGGCCATGCGCGCCCCTGTTTCGTCCGCCAGGTACTCCCGCGAGCGGGAAATGGCCAGTTGAATGATCATGGCCGCCACAGGCGCAATAAGGGCCAAGAGGAGCGAAGCGATAAAACTGCCGCCTCCTCCTTCTTCATCGTCCTGGCCCATTCCGAAAAAGGCGCCCCACTGGACGATATTCGAAATCATTGTTATTGCCCCGGCAAAAGCGGCGGCAATGGTACCTATCAAAACGTCCCTATTCTTTATGTGAGCCAACTCATGGGCCAGCACCCCTTCTAGCTCGCTCTGGTTCAGCAGGCGCAGCAGTCCTTCGGTGACAGCAACGGCGGAATGTGCCGGGTTTCTGCCGGTGGCAAAGGCATTGGGCTGCGGCGAAGGGGTTATATAGAGGCGCGGCATGGGCAGCCCGGCCCTTTTCGTCAGCCTGCGCACGACGTCGTACAACCCCGGAGCTTCCTCCTCCGAAACCGGCCGTGAGCGCGTCATGGAAATGGCAACCTTGTCGCTGTAATAATAGCTGAACAAATTCATGCCCAGGGAAATCAGGAAGAACAGCAACGCCCCAGACTTCCCGCCAATAGCGCCTCCGATAAGGACCAGAATGGCCGACAGGGCGGCCATCAACAGCCAGACCTTAAGGTTGTTCACTTGACAAATACCTCCTTGTTGTAAAAGTTTAAGCACTTTCTTTTAGATTTATAACAGGTTTACAACATGGTAATGACCATGAGCAAGAACAGGCCGTAAATGGCAACCGGGTATATCATTACGCTGGTTTTGAGCCTTTTCTGCCTCATTACGAACAGATAAATCAGAAAGCTTGACAGGAGGGCCAGCCCGGCGCTCAAGGCTGCCCAAAAAGTGAGCAGCCAGGGCGTGAACAGTATGCCGATGGCGGGTATCACAGTGCTCTGGAAAACCATGGCACCGGTAATGTTGCCTACAGCCAGAGTGTCTTTCCCTCCCTTCACCCAGATCACGCTGTTAAACTTTTCAGGCAGCTCGGTTGCAACCGGCGTGATAAGCAGGGACAGAACCAGGGCCGGAACCATTGCGCCGGTGGCCAGGGCATCCAGCGCGCTTACAAAATAATCCGCCCCGCCGGCTATCAAGCCCAGGCCCAGAAATACCTGGGCCAGAATGGCAGGTACGGGGGCCTGGGAGTCTCTTTTCCACAGAAAAAGCGGCGGCAGGTCCATCTCGGCCAGCGTGTCTCCGTCTCCCAGGGTTTTTTTAACGTAGTACCCGTACCCGGCAACCAGCAAAAGAGCCACCAGCACTTTGAGGGCATGCAACGGGATAAAAGCCGCCATAACTGCCAGCGAGTAAAAGACAAGGAAGAATTTTAAGTCCCTCAGCAAAATTGACCGTTTGACGTCAATGCACTCCTCGCCCCGGCAGTAAACAACTTTCGACACACCCACCACACCGAAGGCAAGGGTGCTCAACATGAACGGCGCGCCCAGGATTGCCCCTATCCCAACTTCATGAGCATTTCTGGTGGGAGCAAATAAGATGGCGATTAAAGGAACCATGGTTTCGGGCAGCGCCGTTCCTACCGCGGCCAGGATGCTTCCCACCGCTCCCTCGGAAAGGTTCAGCCTTTTCCCAAGCCATTCCACACCGTTGGTAAAGAGTTTTGCACCGGTAAGAATGGCCAGAAGGCCCCCTGCCAGCATAATTAAGTTTAATGTCATCTTCAACACCTCCCTGACAACAAATATATAAAACAAAAAGACCTTCGCATTAAAAATACTAAATACGAAGGTCTTGCCTTACCTTGATCCGGTTACAGAGACCGGGTATTGCTACCGTACTGACGATCCCTGCTCCGGGTTAAGCACCCGGCGGCTACTCCCCTTATCCCCATGCAATTGTCCTATGAAATATTATTACCAGGTTGGTTACTGCATGTCAAGAGTTATTTTCCAGTTATGCAAGATAACCTGCCCGGTGGCGCTGGAGCGGTCAATCCGCCTGCCGGCGCCCGCCATTCCTGCAAATATGCGAAAAAGTCTGCCGCCGGCAGCAATTTCTGGTTACATAACATAAGCCGGGCCTTATTACTGAATATTAAAAATTTTTAATCTTGTCAAAAAAAGCGCTGCCGGTTTATGATAATTTCAGAATATACTGAAAAGAGGAAAATGCCATGCTCCAACTAATTTTAGAAACCAATTACCAGTATGGCAAAAGAACGGCTACCGTTTTTAGATTCGACAGGGGCATAAAAATTATCGGTTTTAAAAACGGCGATCACTTCGATTTAAGAGTGCTTACAATCGGCTTCAACCCCAAGCGTAGCGGCCTGGGGCAGGAAGCCTTAAGGCTTTTGCGGCCCAAATTCAAAAGAATATCCGTCAACGAAATCTACGAGGAAACGCTTCCCTTCTGGATAAAGATGAAAGAGCGCGGGCTGGCCGACGATTTGGGGCCGGTAAAGGAAGGAGAAAAAAACTGGGCATGTTAAGCAAAAAACACAAATGCCCTCAATGCGAGGCGGAGGCAATGGAGGAGCGGAACGCGGAAGGCGGTGAAAAACCGGCACCCCATTTCGCCTGTTCTTCGTGCGGCAGCCGGTGGAACAAGGAAGACATGGAGTACTGCCCCGGCTGCGGCGAACTAAAACCGGCCGGCGAATTTGAAGAACTTATCATCTGCCGCAGCGCCGTCGGATTTTACGTCTGCCGCAGTTGTTACGGAAAGATAGTTTAGCCTTAAAAACTATGCAGGTTCTCCCTAGGAGAACCTTTTTTTATGCACAAATTTATAGTAAACATAAAAAAAGAGCGCCCAAAGCGGTATCATCAGCCAAAATTTTACCCTTTCGGATATTGGAAGGGCAAAAACTATGAACCCTGCAATTATAACCGCCCAAACCGGCCAGCTCCACCTGGCCGTTTCCGCCCTGCCCTTTTTCTTCATAAAAATAATCACCCCAGGTTAAATTTCTGTTCTTCCATAAAAAAATCCTGCAGAACAGATGTTCACTCGGGGGTCAGGCTTATCGATTCTTAAATTTCTCAAAATTGTGCAAAATTCCGAGCTGCCGGCGACATTTCCTGCCCCCTTATCTGGATGTCATCAATTCCGATCTGCGGCCTGATTATCGATTTTCAAGCGTTAAATAACTCTGGCGGTTTGACGTTGGCGACCTTTCAAATAAATGCAAACGGAATTTGCCACGATTTTCTTTGTTTTTTGCCCGCCAATAAAGAAAATACTATTTAAAAAGGAGGTGCTATTTATGTTCCTGGCCAAAGAAGACGGTATGCTCCACGCTGCCGGCATGGCCTTTTTTACGCTGGTCTCCGTAGTCTTAACCATCCCCTTTATTTTTTACGCCAAGGACATTGCAGAATCAGTACGGGTAATTGCAGGAAGAAAAACCATCGATGAGGGAAAGAGCCAGTAAGCTTTTAACCACCGAAAGAGTAAGCCGGGCTTAAGCGGCCAGGACAGGAATGTCCGGTTAAGTCCGGCCGCCTTGTTTTTTGCAGGGGATACATTGCCCCTTTTCAATTGCAATTATAGTTTGCCGGGTAACCCCTATGGCTTTAGCCAGTTCTTCTTGAGTAATGTCTTTGGCTCTGCGTATTTGCCGCAACCGGTTATCCACTGGCATCACCTCCTGTTAACTAATGTAAGGTATGTCAAACTGTCTGTCAAGCATGAATTACGGAATTTTGGTAGATTTTTTTTAATACATATCTTACAATTAGTAAAGTAGGATGTACAAAAGGGGTTATTCTAATGACCAAACTATCAAGGCTTCTAAAGCAGTTACGTGGTGATGAGCCATTGCGTGATGCCGCTGAAAGGGCTGGAATAAGCCATACTTACTTAAGCCAATTAGAAAAAGGAATTGACCCCAGAACCGGGAAAGAAATTAGACCATCACCAGAAACGTTGAAAGGCATTTCAAAGGCTTATAATTATCCATATGAAAAGCTTTTGGCTGTTGCTGGATATTTAGAGGAAACTGGTAAAAGTGCCATCTCCGACCCCTCCACCCCATCCTTGTGGTACCGGGACACTCCGCCGACAAAGATTGAACTGGAAGTGTTTCTGAAGAACGCCAACGTCTACTTTGACGGGGCACCCTTGAACGAGGAAGACAAAGAAGACATTCTTGATTACCTGGCATGGAAGTGGGAACGCGAAAAGAAGAAGAGGGATAAGCAAAAAGGCGGTAGTTAAATTAGGCGAGTCAGTATAAAATAAAGCCAGGAGGTGTATCAGAATGTCCGGGGGAAAAATTAAAACGGTTTCCTGGCAAGTCATACGCCAAGTAACAGAAAAACAGCGTGAAATTGATAACGAGATGAGGCGCATGGAGGAGGCCTTTAAAGAAAAATGGAACCAGTGGGGAATCAAACGGGCTATCCAGAAAAAGACCAATAATCGACTTCCTTTACCGGGATTTCTCTAAAATTGATTCTTTTACAATTTTCCCTATTCTCGTTTTTAGGGAATTGCAGTACTAATCCACCTCATAATAGTAACCTGCGGTTTAAGTGGGAACGGGAGAAAGGAAGGTGATACATTGTGGCTCACCAATTTAATG
The window above is part of the Pelotomaculum thermopropionicum SI genome. Proteins encoded here:
- the CbiM gene encoding ABC-type Co2+ transport system, permease component, whose protein sequence is MHIPDGFLDAKTWVGTAVVSAGALSYSINKVREAFSERTVPVMGVLAAFIFAAQMVNFPIAGGTSGHLLGAALATVLLGPWASGLIISTVLIIQCFFFNDGGLTALGGNILNMAFVGSFLAYAVHRLVSGIAPGKRGEQVAIFLASWASVVGAAFAATVELALSGTVPFGVAFAAMMGWHMLIGLGEGLITVIVVSYVRSVGLIITASQERA
- the HtpX gene encoding Zn-dependent protease (with chaperone function), with translation MNNLKVWLLMAALSAILVLIGGAIGGKSGALLFFLISLGMNLFSYYYSDKVAISMTRSRPVSEEEAPGLYDVVRRLTKRAGLPMPRLYITPSPQPNAFATGRNPAHSAVAVTEGLLRLLNQSELEGVLAHELAHIKNRDVLIGTIAAAFAGAITMISNIVQWGAFFGMGQDDEEGGGGSFIASLLLALIAPVAAMIIQLAISRSREYLADETGARMAGNSGGLANALLKLDSAARRIPMQVNPAASHLFIVNPLSGESIARLFSTHPPISERVKRLNAMAI
- the ECM27 gene encoding Ca2+/Na+ antiporter gives rise to the protein MTLNLIMLAGGLLAILTGAKLFTNGVEWLGKRLNLSEGAVGSILAAVGTALPETMVPLIAILFAPTRNAHEVGIGAILGAPFMLSTLAFGVVGVSKVVYCRGEECIDVKRSILLRDLKFFLVFYSLAVMAAFIPLHALKVLVALLLVAGYGYYVKKTLGDGDTLAEMDLPPLFLWKRDSQAPVPAILAQVFLGLGLIAGGADYFVSALDALATGAMVPALVLSLLITPVATELPEKFNSVIWVKGGKDTLAVGNITGAMVFQSTVIPAIGILFTPWLLTFWAALSAGLALLSSFLIYLFVMRQKRLKTSVMIYPVAIYGLFLLMVITML
- the HipB gene encoding predicted transcriptional regulator, producing the protein MTKLSRLLKQLRGDEPLRDAAERAGISHTYLSQLEKGIDPRTGKEIRPSPETLKGISKAYNYPYEKLLAVAGYLEETGKSAISDPSTPSLWYRDTPPTKIELEVFLKNANVYFDGAPLNEEDKEDILDYLAWKWEREKKKRDKQKGGS